The DNA window GTTCCattcatttccttgtgataGAACTTTAATATTTGAGGTGCTATTATTCAAGAGTtgtagttgtatcttgggaGAAGATTGCCACAAACCTTAAGCACATTGTGGCGGGTAAATTCTTCTCTAGGCTGATTGCATAAGCCAAATCAGGCCTAGTGCAAATCATGGCATACATTAAACTGCCCACAACACTTGCATATGGTATGTTTTCCATGTACTTTCTATCTTCTTCAGTATAAGGTCTTTGTCAGCCGAGAGTTTGAAATGATTTGCTAATGGACTCTGTACAAGTTTTGCATTGTACATATTAAACTTGTGCAAGACCTTCCGAATATATCCAGTTTGATCGGGAAAAAGCTGTTTTCCATACCTTTTTCTGATTATTTCCATTCCAAGAATCTTCCTTGCTGATTCAAGATTTTTAATTTCAAACTTTGTGCTGAGTTCTGCATTTAAGCTTAAGATTCCACCTTTGTCTCCACTGGCCAGCagcatatcatcaacatataagaGTAGATAAAGGTTCTTGCAAGTTTAACAGCCTTTTGTGATACACACACCAGTCATATACACTCCTTCTAAAGTTATGACTcatcatgaaatcatcagaTTTCCTATACCATTGTCTAGGGGCTTGTTTTAAACCATATATCAATTTTTGAGTTCACATACCATTGGAATAGCAGCCTTTACCTCAACATTTTCGGTTGTTGCATGTAAATCATTCCTCCAACTCACCatgtaaaaaaattgttttaaaatccAACTAATCCAATTCCAAATCTTCCTTAGAAACTATGGATAGGATACTTATTATTGATTTGTGTTTAACAACAGGTGAAAAGATCTCGTGAAAGTCCAAACCTTCAGTTTGAGAGTAGCCTTTAGCAACAACTCTGGCCTTGTATCTAGGCTTTTACACTCCTAAAATCCCTTCctttttcttgaatatccattTAGAGCCAATAATATTGTGCTTTCTTGGAGTGGGGGACTAGTTTCCAGTGTTGttatttttgagtgattctAATTCTTCCTTCATAGCATTCATCCAATGTTTCTTATCCACAGAGTTCATGGCTTCACTCAATGAGTCAGTTTTGTTGTCTTCTATGTTTGAGGCTGCTGTCAGAGCAAAAGAAACCATATCTGCATGACCATATCTTTGAGGTGGTTTAATAGTTCTTTTTTGCCTATCCTTGACAAGTTAATACTCATGAATGTTAGGGTGTAGTTCCTTGTGAGATGGACTATGATTGTGGTTCTCTTCACATTCATTATCAACATTAGATGGGAAAGAGGGTAGCTCCACCTCAAGTGGTGTGGCAGTGGATTCAGGGACTTTCTTAACACTTGAGGTAGTCAATCCATGTTTCATTTTCATAGGAAATTCTTCTTCCTTAAAAGTAACATCCATGGAAACAAAGGTCCTTAATTTTCCATCTTCTATACACCTTAGTTTGTATCCTTTTAAGTCTTTTGGCTAACCGAGAAACATACACTTAATGGCTCTTGGTTCCAATTTTCCTTGCTTAATGTGATCAAAGACCGTGCATCCAGAAGGCCTAAGATAATCTAATGAGGGTGTTTTTCCAATCCATTTTTCCATTAGTGTGAGGAATCCTAGTGGAACAGATGAGGACATGTTGATCAGATAGCTTGCAGTGACAACAGCCTCGGCCCAGAATACATTTGGTAGTCCTGAAGTTAACAACATGCATCTTACACGTTCTAGGAGTGTTCTATTCATTCTCTTAGCCAAGTCATTCTGTTGTGGTGTTCCAGGGACTGTTAAGTTGTCTTGACAGAACTTATTGAACTCCTTGGAACAAAACTCCAATCCATTATCTATTCTTAAGAGTTTCAATTTCTTTCCAGTTTGGTTTTCCTGAAGTGTTGTCCATTGTTTGAATATGTCAAGTGCATAACTTTTGTGCTTTAATGGATACACCCAAACTCTCCTGGAATAATAATCAACTAAGGACATGAAGCAATTTGCTCCACTTAGTGAAGGCTCCTTAGACGGCCCCCACAAGTCTGAATGCACATATTCAAGGGGTTCATTAGTTTGATGAACAGCTTTGGTAAACTTAACTCTTGTTGCCTTCCCTTTTATGCACACATCACAGAATTCAGGTGTTGAGACACTTGACTTGGTTATAAGTCCATGTCTACTTAGTTCTTACAAACCTTGATCGTTGATGTGGCCTAACCTCAAATGCCATAGGTTAGTGCTATCTGTTAATCTTGTAGCAAGGGCAGTAGGTATAACAGTGGTATTTCCTGAAAATACATACAGCCCATTGATTAAGTTACCTTTCATGACCACAAGTGATCCTTTTGTCACTGTAATCTTTCCACTTTCAGATTTGAAGGTACATCCTTTATTGTCCAATGTTCCAAGAGAGATTAAGTTTCTTTTAATTCAGGCACATATCTTACATCATTTAGAATATAGTACCGATCCCTTTAACATTGTAGGTCTTGTTTTTTCCAAGAATTACTTGTCCACGATCCAATTCTTGATATGATTCAAAACTGATCTTGTTGGGGCACATGTGGAAGGAGCAGCCATTGTCCATTACCCAACCAtcatcaattttattatttgaaacATAGAGTACCTATGCACTCTCATAACCATCCTGAACAACTTCTAATTCACCATGAATTTTAATGTTTTCTTCGCTTTTTTTCCTTTCTGGACAATCTCTTCTATAATGACCCTCCTTGTGGAAGTTGAAGCACTTGCCCTTGACAGTCCTATTCCTTGATTTGCTCCTTGATATGCTCCGAGACTTCCGTCTGTCACTTCTGATTTCAGGCCTTCCATGCACCGGCAAGgctaatgtagtggctgacgcTTTAAGTAGGAAAATGGACAGTCGTGGCGCATTTATCAGTACAGAGACCTCTACAAGTGGAAATTCAACTCTTGGATCTTGAAGTTTATGCTAGGGGAGAGGCTCCTAATCTCGCTACATTGACAGTGTATTCTACTTTACGAGATTGAATTCAAGTCGGACAGTATAATGATGAGcaattgcagaaatggagacagGGAGATGAATCGAAGGGAACATGTTAGTCGAGGATGGCATTGTTAAGTATTGAGGTCGATTATGGGTTCTAGCGGTGATTCACTTAGAGTTGACATTATCATTGAAGCTCACAGTACCCCTTATTCTGTTCATCCCggaagtaccaagatgtacaaggacttgcaACTTTTAAATTGGTGGCTGGGAATGAAACGAGATATTATACACTTTGTATCCGAATgcttgacatgtcaacaagtgaaggcagagcatcaaagaccgcTGGGAATGCTTCGACCACTCCCCGTTGCCGAGTGGAATTGGGAGAACAataccatggatttcgtggtagGATTGTCAAAGACAGTGAAAAGactcaatgccatttgggtaatAGTGGACCGTCTCACTaaatcagcacattttctaCCAGTGAAGACGATTTTTTCCATGACTCAGTATACGGAgctatatattcgagagatagttagactgcatgggattcagTATCTATAGTGTTGGACAGAGACACACATTTCACTtcatcgttttggaagagtctacatgcagCATTGGGGACTAAGCTACTGTTCAATATCgcatttcatcctcagacagacggtcaATCCGAGAAAGTCATACAAATTTTAGAGGGATCTACTCCGAGCCTGCATGATCGATTTCCTAGGAAGTTGGGAacaaagttacctctagtggagttcacatacaataaTATTTATCAGTCATCTATAGAAATGGCTTCATACGAGGCACTCTACAGAAGGAAATATAGATCTCCCATCCATTGGGACAAAGTAGGAGAAAGAGCTACATTAGGGCCcgaaatagttcagcagaccGCAAAAATGGTCGCCAAGatccaagaaataatgaaaaCTACTCAGAGTAGACATAAGAGCTACGCGGACAAAAGAAgacgagatctcgagtttgcagcaggtgatcacgtgtttataagatagcacctatgaagggtgttatgagatttggcaagaaaggaaaacttagtccaagattcattggaccgtttgagatacTCGAAAGAGTGGGAGCATTAGCATACCGAGTGGCGTTGTCACCTAATCTCGCAGGAGTTTACAATGTCTTCCACATATCGATGCTCCGCAAGTACCTGTCAAACCCCTCACATGTACTGAACTTTGAGCAACTACAACTAACACCAAACCTGTCAGACGAGGAGAAGCCTACTCAAATCTTAGGTAGACAAGAAAGAAAgtttcggaacaaggtgataaaaatggtcaaagtcaaatggctaaaTCACCCGgaggaagaagccacttgggagactgagacAGAGATCAGGAGTCGCTATCCTGAATTATTTGGTACGTCTTAATTTCGAgtacgaaattttatttaaggaggagaggatttgtaacgtccaaaaTCCAACATACGTagaccacatgcatgcaaatgaattaaattgtttacttgctttgtttaattgattttaaatgcttacagatgcatatcatattattaaaaGTTTGActacatgattaaattattaaatagaATGATTTCATGAGAATTATAGATTTTactcgaatattcgataataggctgggaaAATGAGACCGGAGACgacaagataaaataaatattttcaaggcttattaatatgattacaTATGCTTAATTTTTCTATAAAtgatagagttcaaattattttacgagacgaacTCTATCTTATCCGGGAAGctggttttgggcaaacgagaggtttttaaaagatcaaaattattatttttgaaaactaatttttataaaattttatttttcaattaaatcgaTGTTATTGAgcctaatttacctaagatTAGTTAGTCCAATTGCTCCTAAACTCAAATGCCCAAAACTTAAACCCATTAACATGtaaatttaaaatctataaaataaatCCCAGGTCTTTTAAGGCTGAATTCAGCCGAAATCCCTCACACACAACACACGCCAAATTATAAAATTCCTAGGGAAGAAAACAAGCAGTCTTCGTCGCTCATTCGTTCTTTTTCGCGTTCTACGCcaacgatcgtatattcgagcgttctaaaacgCAAAAGCACGTTTCAAAACCTTTtttttgcaccattcaaatcatattatgtgtgttgaatcatgtttgcatgaaaaatatgaaactctcattttattttcgtttttatgtcTTGTACAtcttaaaatattgattttcatGCATTGAAACTCATGCTTATGATGCACAAAGCGGCTGACATTATAGGGCTATGGGAAGGGATGATTTTCAACATGTTTAAGGGATGGACAATAGGGATGCAAGAGCTGAACGAAAATTGGATTTTTAGGAACTAGGGTTTGCATTTTTGGTCTTAGGAAGAAGCATATTGTTGGCTGCTGTAGGGACATGTTCATGGGTCCTAATAGGgtctagtcatggtcctagatgaACTGTGCAAGGGCTGGAAAGTGAGGATAAAGGTTGTATGTCTCTAAATTCCTTTGATGCATCATTCAATCcatattatgtttttttttgtttttgcatgaaaaatacatATGCACGATTCGTAAACGATAGAACAATTactttcaaagttttgatgattttcatGCGTATATGAACGTGTTATGATTTCCAAGGGTTACGCTTCCAATATAAGATGTTTAAGGGATGGAAAAAGGGTTGAATAAGCGAAGAATGATGGCTGGAAGTTGGCATAAGGGGACGCATGGATTAAGGGCTAAGCACTAGGGTTTAAGGGTCTTATGGTTAGCAGTAAGGGCTCGGCCATGAGAAGGGCTACACCAAGGCTCGACCAGGCTTGGTCTCGGCCCTGTGCAGGCGGTGTTCAAGGtataggaagagtcctagcattgCTAGGACTCAAGGGGCAGCGCGTAAGGAAGAGTCCGCATGTGCTAGAACTCTTTCCATACGCGCAAGGGGCGAGTACTGCAGGGGATGCTCGCGGCTCTGGTGAGAGCTGGCTACGGTTGGTCCAATAGGGTCTAGTAGAGTCATAGTTGGGTTCCTAGGCGGCTGGTACATGATGGcttgaagaaaataaaaaataagataaGAGGGGCCGCGATCAATGGGTTTGCGTGCAAGGGTGCGCGCGGCTGGGCTGAGGGCTGGTGCACTAGCCTAGGCTAGGTCGATTATGGCCCAAGAGGGTCTGGGAAGGGTCTGGTCCATGGTGGCTTGAGGGTGGCTCGGGATTAGGGGGAACCGTGGCTTGATCTAAGGGTAGTGTTCGAGAATGGCTACGAAAGGAGAGGTGgttcgaaccatggtccacgggggttGATTCATGATTCCTGATGGTATTTTAGGTATGAAATGTTTGTTTTTAAAGtttggaaagaaaatatttagtttgaattaattcgagaatAAAACGTTTTACGAATtattaattaaggaattaaatcaaaaagcccgagtttacgttaaataaaaatattaaaaactaaaattaaacttaaataattatttaggatagtctcgagtcaataaaagtgagaaaaaatcaaaatcaagaaatatTAAGTCTAGGGGAAAAagagtcattttacacctggatAGTACGAAATGGGTTGGCAGGAATCATAACGCATgctaaatgaatttttttaattgacgatttagggatttttatgtactcgagattttaaatgttaaattattttgatttatggaaatgttaagttattttaaatggtgaatttcgaaaatatgtatgaaaaaaaattaataggattttaaagttaaaaagtagtGCATGTTTCGATCTACTGCTTAAAATTCTaccgaaatattttttttaaagtcgTGACCGAAAATACACACacaatcataaacatttaaataagttaaaCATGTGTTTTAAAATTCATCCAATCAGTTACTCAAAATAACTACAGTtacacaaaattttaaaatgtgacaTCAACGAGGAGTTACTAAAACTAGGAAATAAAtcagaatcaaatcaaatcagaacTAAATCTTGGATTCTAATCTTAATAAAAGGAAACTAAATATTACGTATATCTCTCCTAACTTTTAATAATTCGACACTCTCCCTCAAGTTGGGACGTAAATGTCATACATTCCCAACTTGTTTCATATTTCATCAAAGTTAGGACCAATCAAAGCTTTGGTCAAGATATCTGCAAGTTGTTCACGAGTTGGAGTATACCGCAGTAATACTTCACTACTCTTAATCTTCTCGGCAATAAAGTGACGATCAATTTCGACATGCTTAGTACGGTCATGATGAACAGGGTCTTTAGCAATGCTGATCGCAGCTTGATTATCGCACTTGAGGATCACAGACTCATGGTACGGCATTTTCAATTCGGCCATCATTCTTCTAATTCATATCCCTTCACACGTGGCTAAGGACAACGCGTGAAACTCAGCTTCA is part of the Primulina tabacum isolate GXHZ01 chromosome 18, ASM2559414v2, whole genome shotgun sequence genome and encodes:
- the LOC142532253 gene encoding uncharacterized protein LOC142532253, whose product is MASYEALYRRKYRSPIHWDKVGERATLGPEIVQQTAKMVAKIQEIMKTTQSRHKSYADKRRRDLEFAAGVYNVFHISMLRKYLSNPSHVLNFEQLQLTPNLSDEEKPTQILGRQERKFRNKVIKMVKVKWLNHPEEEATWETETEIRSRYPELFGTS